The Salarias fasciatus chromosome 16, fSalaFa1.1, whole genome shotgun sequence sequence CCAGTGCAAAATCTGTACATAATTTCAGTTGCAGGCTTCTTTATATACACAAGAACTGAAGAGGATCGTGAACACTCCGTCATGCATGTAACAGTTCACACAACACGGTAAAAGACTCGGTGTGGAGATGTCTGAGTGGGCCACGCCCCCGgcggctcctcctcccgctgcctCGTGAAAACAAACCGACAGAAGCGACCAGGCGCGCCACACGAGACGCGCCGTCGGAGACACTTTGACATGATGGGGGGGGTCTTAACAGCAAGTGAGAACAACAGAATCACTGAGTAATGGCCCTCGAGTCCATGGTGACGAAACACAGGAGGCAAGATTCAGCAGATTTCCCCTGATAAACTGGAAAATGAGGCTAGaatagaaaaataataaattcttCTCGGTgggaaaggaagagagagagagagagagaaaatttctATGAAGGTAAAGTCGAAGGTAAAGTGCATAAAAGCTTGAATTTGAAAATGGAGGAGAAATTAGGAGGAACTCCACTAAAACTTTGCAGCACACAGTTGAAGAATGGCGAGAGCGGCTGTGGGGACGGCCAGGTCAGCTGTCCCTCCAGCTTTGTTCTACGATGGCCGACACGCGCTTCTCGTACTCCCGCTTGTTCTCCTGGTACAGCTGAGCCGCCTGGCTGTTGGCAGGACTGTTGGGGTTCGGCTCGTCGAGCAGGGACTGttgggaggaggacaggaggaaacTGATCAAAATCTGTGCTATTTCTTCTTATAGTGATCTTCCagagcactttattttgaaaaaacttTATATCCCATTTCCTACTTTTTGTCTTTAACGTGACTGAACATTGATAACATtaaatttgttgttttcagaccAGAAATATACATCATGCCTTCTATTAAATGGTGAATGCTTTCAATGATCTTTAAAGTACTTTTAAACTAAAATATACACTACGGGTAATATTTTTAACATATTCGTTTTGAATGTAAACAGCACAAGAGAGTCTCACACTGATTTGGGGGTACTGAAATAGCCTGAGAATACACTCTGGGGTTTGTAATTTAATGAGTTCTTattgaaaaagttaaaattgAGCTCAACCTCTCAACCAACTCTACCTACAACTAATTCTGTCAGAATTATTTGCAGTTTTACGATCCGGCTTATTCTTTTTGTCAGGATCGCTGTGGTTTCTGACAATactgaacaatgttttttttctttcaaatagtATTTATAAAAGTATTATGATGTATAAAATCAAATGTTAGTGTAGCTGTATTCTTACTGTGTCACATATTAacacttttaaaaaacaatagcTCTAATTGGTGTGGCAAAATGTATCAAGAGTTCATTCAGATTAGTCTTACTCACTGTAATTATTAATCATTACCTTTCattgaatatttcattttaggaaatttttttaaatgtgaatgtACCACAATGATACCAAGTTTTTAATGGTTTAAAAATATTTGGACACTGAAATAAAGCATGCATGCGTCGTTTATTGTCTGGCAACTGTGAAACAGCAACTCCAGTTCTAGCAGACGTCACATGACCCGAATtattttttcacactgaaacattGAAGACTGTCTGTCATTTAACAGATTGGATTACTGAGGACAGATTCTTTTTGTTGTCAGTTGAAATCACAGAACAGCTTGTGACACAATCTGTGATGTGTGTGGTTCCACTGACTCCTCTTACCTGGATAGATGTGAGAATAGACGACACGTCATAAGTGGGACTCCAACGATTCTGTAGGATGTCTAGACATATACTTCCATCTGCatagactgacacacacacacacacacagttacacagGGCCCTGCGAGCATCAGTCACACAGCGGAGATCACCGACGACGGCGTTCTTACCGTTTGGATGAAACATCTTTGACACAAATCGGACTGTGGGGGGTTTGTTGGGGTATTCTTCTGTGAATTCTACAATGAGTTTAAATGTACCTGTAACAAATACGAGAAGCAAGGTTATGAAATGGGCGAGTCATTCGGTCTGAGGAAACTCTTCTGGGGCAGTGACGTGTCCCAACAAGAGGATTTCATCACCAGACAAATCAATAAGCAAATAAAAGCTTTGGGATCAAGAGAAGCTGATGGAAGGAGCTGACTGCACTGCTAATCGCAGTAACATTTAGACAAATCTGACATATGAAATATCTTTATGGATTACAGTAATTATGACAGAAAATAAACGGGAGCTAATGATCAGAGAGATGCTTACCATCCTCAAAGGGAGTGCCTTCAGGGCTGTGGAGACAGGAATCctctcattattattattattggcgATATGTTTCACATTAACACAAATTTATATGATCTGAACTCAGTTAACACCAATTGAAGCATTTCTCACCCAAAAATGACTGCGTTCCACACCATGATGTTATTTTCAGATGGAGCACCGCTGACACCAGCTGGAGGATCCTCTTGTAGCCTGTAAAGGCAAAAGAAAGTCACGGTAGAATCTTAACACTATTTTCTTCTGGCCAGCAGTGTATGCAACAGTTTGGGAAGAGTTGGTGAAAGGAAACAACACTAGATGGAAACCTGATGGTGAGTTCACTGCCATTAAATCTAATCGATTACGGTAAGTCTGAAGTTAGTAGTTCCATAACATGTGAATCAGACATTTATCAAATCACAGCACCAACATAAAATTATTAGTTTCAATAGTATACAAAATCCTGAACATAACACTGTGAATCCCTTTCTCACTAAAACCTGAGCAGTGAGCTACATACAATTTCTCAATTTAATGTGGACCACAGACTTGGGTTTGTTTCTATTATTGTGTAATCGGTCTTTGTAATTGCCAGATTGATCAAACGGTTGTAGAATTTTAATTCGTCTTAAAAGGATTTTTGTGTCCAGACGACCCTTTCAAAACCAGACAATGTTCACTCTGTTTTCACCAGAAAACCCAGAAAACTACCCTGATGAAATCAGGAATGATTTACTTTAAAAATAGCTGCTATTCCTGCTCTAGTCTGGATGAAATAATCAGGTTACATAAACTTTTATTGCGTTCAACTTTCATAAGCTCGCCGATACTCATCCTGCTGTGTCATTTTTTCCATAATTCCATACCAGCAGTGTCAACAACAGCCAGGCCACTCCCAATACCTGGAAAGACCTGTCCGGATTCCTGAAAGAGGACTTGAAGATCCCTTTCAAGCAGATCTAAGGCTGACCAGTaaaccaaaatgaaaacacgtctgagGGACTTTAAAGTATTCATACCGGGTTTGATGTGATCCCACTCAGTCTGGAAAAGAAAGTAGTTCAGAGAATTCTGGGAGAACCGGTCTGTCTCGTGCTGGTACAGTGCTTCCGCTTTGCTgtagtgtttatttttctcctttttgtaCCGAATATTTGTCTAGATTTCTGAGCACTTGTGTTCCTTTTTTGACGTTGGATTTAGCTTCAGATCGAGTCTGGTAGTAATCGCTCaaatttgacttgttttttttaacagcgtCAAGATCTCACTGATATCAAAACGCAGCGACTGAACATGGGAAGGTTTCGGCCGGCctattttaaaagtgtcaactaTTATTTAACACACAATTACTTCACTGAACAGCTACTTTTAAATGCTCCTAAGTTTAAAGAGTTAGCCAGCAACGATGTTGAAGCAAGCTTCCGTTCGGTTTATAAAGGAATACTTGGATGACAGTCAACTACGTCCTGGTGGGAAACAATTTCAACGAAACCTTGTgctcaatattttattttatgtagtTGTGTTATTTTTAAACCAACAGAACAACCCATATCCTGAGAAACTGTTTATAATAATCCACAGACGAAGTTAAAGGTACAGTCAGGTAGGAAATCTCATGTACAGCGAGTATCCGGGTGAAGTTTACGAATGTGTTATAAAACTGTGGCTATAAAACTGTGGTAAAACTGGTACAGATCATCGTAAATTTAAATCAAGTATTCTTCAAAGTATTTAGTTAGAAGACCAGACAAGACTCAAgtttaaaaacacaagaaatgtcTCTACGATACTCTACCATGAACGACACCAATCCGAGCTGTAATTTCAGGCCGCGACAAAAAAATATGCCGACATTGATAAGAGGACTTCTACAacataaatgataaaaaatcGACTAATCCGTTGGTGACGCGATTCTTTTCCTATCAAACAGGAGGCTAACTTCGGCGTCGTTAGCCCGCTGCTATAAACTGTAACCCTAGTCGATTGCATGCTATCAACTAGCACTGTTTGTTAGCTTCCCAGTACAGCCGGGGTGATTTTTACACATTTACCATTCCATAATATCAATATTCCAGACTATGAGTGGTACATTATACACTACACATGCCGTGTTACTACTGTATTTCACG is a genomic window containing:
- the ube2al gene encoding ubiquitin conjugating enzyme E2 A, like → MSTPARRRLMRDFKRLQEDPPAGVSGAPSENNIMVWNAVIFGPEGTPFEDGTFKLIVEFTEEYPNKPPTVRFVSKMFHPNVYADGSICLDILQNRWSPTYDVSSILTSIQSLLDEPNPNSPANSQAAQLYQENKREYEKRVSAIVEQSWRDS